The following coding sequences lie in one Primulina huaijiensis isolate GDHJ02 chromosome 2, ASM1229523v2, whole genome shotgun sequence genomic window:
- the LOC140962749 gene encoding peroxiredoxin-2F, mitochondrial: MASSAFLERMRLVNTMVKGFQASRSYASVAVGTDLISAAPDVSLQKARTWDEGVSSKFSTTPLKDIFKDKKVVIFGLPGAYTGVCSMQHVPSYKNIIDKFRAKGIDSVICVAVNDPYTINGWAEKLQAKDAIEFYGDFDGSFHKKLDLVVDLSSALLGPRSHRWSAYVVDGKIKALNVEKAPSEVKVSGGEVILGQI, translated from the exons ATGGCTTCCTCTGCATTCCTGGAGCGAATGAGGTTGGTGAACACAATGGTCAAAGGGTTCCAAGCATCAAGGAGCTACGCGTCGGTTGCGGTTGGGACGGATTTGATATCGGCGGCTCCGGATGTCTCTCTCCAGAAAGCTCGCACCTGGGATGAAGGGGTTTCCTCCAAGTTTTCCACCACCCCTCTTAAAGACATTTTCAAG GATAAAAAAGTTGTTATCTTTGGCCTTCCT GGAGCGTATACTGGAGTTTGCTCGATGCAGCACGTCCCTAGCTACAAGAACATCATTGATAAGTTCAGAGCAAAAGGAATTGATTCGGTCATATGTGTAGCTGTCAATGATCCTTATACAATTAATGGCTGGGCAGAAAAACTTCAGGCCAAAGACGCT ATTGAGTTTTATGGAGATTTCGACGGTAGCTTCCACAAGAAACTGGACTTGGTGGTAGATTTATCATCCGCGTTACTTGGACCTCGTTCTCATAG GTGGTCTGCTTATGTTGTTGATGGCAAGATTAAAGCTCTTAACGTGGAAAAGGCTCCGTCAGAAGTCAAGGTCTCCGGCGGGGAAGTTATTCTGGGGCAAATCTAG